The Cynocephalus volans isolate mCynVol1 chromosome 1, mCynVol1.pri, whole genome shotgun sequence region GagacttttagggagggttcagacagagtaatgggcaatttcgaAATCAGTGGTACACACAGTGACACTGTCCTTGTGGTCCATTAGCATCTGGTCggttagggcataggcttctgaagcattccttccagcccagcccagttgCCTTCAGCTCGCCATGAGGCCTAATAAGGAGTTGTGGGCTGCAGTGTGCTACGCCTATCAGGGTGTCCACACTAAGTTCAGCATCAACACTGTGACCTCCAGAGCCGGGGACCACCAGGTTGCCTAAGGAGAGGTGAGCCCGCCCAGGTCAGAAAAGGAGCGGGTCAAAACTGTGCTGCTCAGCAGTGGGATCCCGCCTGTGAATAGCCACTGTGCTCCGGACTGGGCAACATACATACGTTCTTATAAAAATAGTAATGACAAAGACTAACAAAACGTTTGATTTGGCAAGCAAAACTCTGACTAATCTAGGTGAGGCTGGCAGAATTTAAGAGGGAGTGGTTCCTGGAGTTTTACCCTGCACAGTTTCTACCATAATCTGGGCGTCTCCTGCTTCTGGCCTCCCTCTTCCTGGCGAACAAAGTGCTTCTCTCCCCGTGAAGGGTCCCCCGACATAACTACCCTACGAGCggaagggaagaggaggggaagcGAGGAAACAATTTCTGAGAAATGGTGGAATGGAGCCCTTTACAACGTAAAGAAAGGCGGGGATAGGGTAGGCCTCCATTAGATTTCCGCAGCCCTCCGTCCCTTCCACGTGCCTCCGGAGCCTGGTTACAGCGGCCCTCAGCGGCCGGCTGACCGCCGTCTCCAGGAGGGGCTTCCAGCCTCACGGCCTGGCTTCCGCCCTGGGGCCTTTGTTCTGTTCCAGACGCACGTCAGCGCCGGGGGCGGGAGGGAGACTGGCGGAACCGAGCGCTGCACTTGCAGGCCAGGGCCGTGGGCGGCGGGCTCCGGCCTCCGTCGCGGCTGACCTGAAAAGCGGGCTGGAAGGAGGCCCGGCCCGGCCTGCGCCCGCCCACGTGACCGCCCACGTGGCCCGCCCGAGCGCGTCGGCGTCGCCCCGCCCCACCCCGCGGCCAACTTCGCCGCAGTTACGTAACCAGCAACCTAGCAACCTAGCAACCGGCGCGGCGGCGCGGGGCGGTGGCTGCGGAGAATCCCAGGCCTGTCAGCTTGCCGCAATCTCGGTCGCCATTTCCTCCCTGCCGGTGAGTGGGGGAGTGAGGCTTGGGGTTTGAGTCTTGATACTGCCATTGAGTAGCTCAGGACAAGGTGTTTAACTTCTCAAAGCCTCGGTTTAGGAACCTGTACATTTGAGATCTCTTCGTTGTGAGCGTTAAAGGAGAGGTGGTTTCATCATAGACGCATTTTACGGGAACTCAGCAATGCTCAGGTTCGGTAGGACAGAAGGCGGCCAGCCCCATTCCACGCGAGTGTGACATAGGGGACGGGACTGTGTCTCTTGGCCCCAGCTCTGGGCCTCTCCGTGTGTATCTTGAGAGGCTGACTcgattttagcattttattttttaaactagatTCTAGTGTTTTAAGATACCTTCCTTCTCCCATATAACATGACCCAGCTGAAGGCAGTCCAACCACTTCGTTTGGAACTCAACCAAAGAAGCAACCACTGTTCATGCTGGGAGAAAATCTAGCTTACTAACCTAGGGGTGATGTCTGTCTCCAACATGAAACATAAATATGGCCTCAAGAAATCCACATGttgggctggccgattagctctgttggttagaacgtagtgctgataacatccAGGGTTTTTTCTGCTTTACCggccagcagaaaaaaaaaaaaaaagccgcaTGTGCAATCAAGATTCAAGAAATTTGTGAAACCAGGTCATCAAGTTCTATAACTGCTACAGTGATAGCAAAGTACATGTGATTAATCTTTAATGAAGACTGAAAGGCCACTAAAATTGCTAGAAGGTGACAGGAGCCAGAAATATGTGTCTAACAATGGCAATACATGGCAaaaaatggagggaaaaaaaagctcCTCTTCTCAAGCCACAGTGTCTTCTCCTGCCAGAGAAGGCAGCCTTTGGATGGAAGGATTTCAAAACCAGCCAAAGATGGTGTAACAGTTTTAGAAACCACTTCAACCTCAAAAACATGCCAACTGTGGGTGAGGTCGTGTCTGTGGAGGAACCCACCCAGAGCTATTAGAAAGCAAATCCCACCCAGGCTCTTGGAAGGAATTATCAGCAGAAGGGCTATTTTCCAGAATGCAATGAGTCTGGTTATGGGGgcggtggggggtggagggagtgcCTAGCTGTGTTTATATTTCCAAACTAGAAACATGAGGacctagggccggcctgtggctcacttgggagagcgtggtgctgacaacaccaagtcaaggattaagatccccttaccggtctctTTTTTGTGAATGCTTCtgctccccatcctccctccaaCCCTTCCCTATGCTTGGTGGCGATGTAGTTCTACAGGCTACAAATCTTTGTgccctacaaaaaaaaaaaattatctgcttGTGCAATCAAATGCAAAGTCTTGGGTGCCTTCAGACCTTTCCCTGattcagttccaaagctgttcaCTCTAGAAGTCAAGTAGGAccttgtcgagctagggctgggtctggagctcacagacccctcccgcccattgtccagactggtcacaaacccttcacacacaggtctatgagctaggtaaccagcaaaaaggtccttggagccataggtttgagagcatggctgtgccCGGTGGACGCCCAAGACAGTCAacgccagccaaggtggtggcactgcccatgcacactaactccacccacacacaacctatttacaaagaatgctcCGCACCATCCCCAGctggacctaaggcaagggggcctgatcaAACTATTCTATCTTCCCAACAGACCTCAAAGAGAAAAGCCTTGGCTTTAGTGTTGCTAGTCACAACAATACCACCCTAAGGTAGCAACAGACTTTATGAATGTGCTCATAAAGGCATTAAATGAAGTTTTCCTCCCCCAACATCACCCCATCCTTCACTCTGCTGATCTAAGCATGATTTGCTCTTACATGAGGCTTTGAATCCCAGAACCATGGATGCTGATTTTAATCTTAATGTGGCAATGAGTTGGAAGTCCTTTAGTATGGCCAGTTGCGTTATTTATGTTAAACAAGCAGTGGAAGCAATCAAGCCTGACAGTCAGAGCCTGTTGGGAAGAATGTGTTTAGGATTTTAAGGGTTTCTATTGACaaagaaatgaaactgattttttttttttttaaagatgaccggaaggggatcttaacccttgacttggtgttgtcagcaccaagctaaccgaccatccctgtATAAGGatttgaacccgtggccttggtgttatcagcaccacactctcccaggtgagccacgggccggccctgaaatgaaactgattttttaaGTGGCCTAGCAAGTGGATCATGATGGCTTTATGGACATCGTTGAGGAAGtaattaaagaattttttcagAGCCACAGAGAAACATTAATAACAAGCTTGaggaactgataaaaaaaaatcatgttcaaAAGACAAAGATATGAACAGGAAGGAAAAACCAATTCAAATCTTCATAAATTTGCTGGAGTGTTCCATGATGCAAAATACCTGAATGATTTAATTTCTGAATAAAATCCATCTATGATCATGAAGCattcaaaaataagtaaacaaataataaaatctctCTGTGGAGAGAAATCTGAAAAATCACATTAAATCTATGCATTGTGATTCCTTATAACCTAGCAATTCTGCACCCAACAAAAATGCATGCCTAGGTCCACCAAAAGATTTGTACAATAACGTATATAGTAGCTTTCTTCATACtggaataactaaaaaaaaaaaaaaaaaaaaaaactggcaaaaaCTCAAATGTTCAGCAACAGAAgagataaattgtggtatattcagaTGGTGGAATACCATACAACAATGAAAATGATGAGTTACTATttcttgcaacaacatggatgactcaAGGACATAATATTTGGAAGaataaatcagacacaaaagaacacatactatatgatttcatttatatggaaGTGAACAGGCAAAGCTAACcaatttttttaccttttaagaaGCACTCCAATTTTTCCCTTCAACTTTATCATATGCTGACAAAGCTTAAATTTGCaatatttagcatttttaaaacctGTACCCACAACAAATAGCAAGGGAAATTCTGTCTTCCATCTCCACCATGCCCCCAACACTTCTCCAACATATGCACCCCCACTGCATGAACACAGTTCTCTGTGTCATCAGAATGAACAGTGGGGGAGCAATCGCTTCACCAGGGAGTAAGGTCCTGTCCACAGGCTAAATAAGAACATTCAGGCCACAAGTTTGGGGGAAAAATGttataggaagaggaaaaagcaaaaataaacccCAAAACCCTCGCAACTCATTTTACGAGAACAAAGATAACAGTTCTGATTGGCCCAATTTAAGCTGTAGATTCATACCTAtagatagttttttgtttgttttttaaagatgacccagtaaggggatcttacccttgacttggtggtgtcagcatcacgctctcccaagtgggctggCCCCACCTACAGATATAGTTTTGAGTTGCACTGGAAGTACATCAAAGAGGGGAAAATCATTTTGGTGAATGTCCTCCTGTTTCCAAAGACTACTTTGTGATTACATGGTCACGTGCTCCCTATTCAATAGCAAATGCAAGGACGGGTGATACGAGTGTGGAGACAGTGCCTCTAGAGGCCTGCTATGCCCCAGTAGTCAGTGGGTCTCCTTCGGGCCTCCTGTCTGCTGCTGGAACACTTTGATGGTGTCTTCGTCCTCCACCTCCAGGTGTGCTGGAGTGTCCATTTCATTAATTAATTGGTTGCCCATCAAACTTGAATCTAATCTGTCTCATTGACAAGCCCTGCCTCTCCTAGTAGGCCTTCATCAGCTTGCTCAGCGGGGTGTGCCTCTCAGTCTTGAACTACACAGTGCCTTCAGGTTGATGTCGTGGTCGTTCTCAGCCTTCAGTCCATGGTTAGGAGTTCTATCCTTTTTACTCCTGTAGTACTTTCTTTATATCTCCACAACTTCATTTATATGATAAACTCTTTATAAATGTCTTTGTAACCTCCTTGAGGATTACTGCTTAATCTCCAGTGTTTAGCACAAATCATTAAGTTCAAATCAGAAACTGCTCTAtgtgctttacatatatatacctcattgaatcctcactACACCCTATGAAATAGACACTAATTAATggtatctctgttttacagagaaagaaacaagtaatttgcccaaggtcacatgcaTACTGGCCTTCAGGTATTCATGCCCGGGCTGACTGTCTTTACAGCTGGCCTCTTTCAAGCTATATTGTATTGCCTCTCTGCAGAatcagcactcagtaaatgtcaagTAAAAAGTGAGAGCTATGTATAGTGAGTTCATACTATGCACCGggctctgtgctaagtgcttcctggattatttcaactccacaacaaccctatgaggtaagtatcatttttcccattttacataaGAGAAAAAGAGTTCAAAGAAGTTTGGCAACCtctccaagatcacacagctaattagtggCATAGCTTCACTCAGAACCAGCGTCTCAACCACTGAACTCTAGCGAATGACACCAACAATTCAGGAATGGATTGGTATCCAGTATGAAGACTCCAACAGCATGGAGACCTATGACACCTACAGCCCAGAGCCTGAAACACAGAGTTCAGAACCTCAGATGTAACACAGATGACTCACAACCTGGGGCAGAAAAAGACCAGCCCAGAAGCATGACCCAAGATCACAGGGAAAAGGAAAACCACCAGCACAAGGGGAAGCCCTCCGTGACCCCATCCATGCCTCTTACCTCGGGCTCAGGAGCTGGTGCTCAAAAGTCTTGACGGTGGAGCCCAAGGCGACGATGCCATCAAACAGTTCATTCTGACCAGGGACTGCCCCGGTGCGGGCTCCTTGGCGGCGAGGGGCGGGGTCCCGAGGCGGGGCGTGCCCTCCGCGGCAGCCACCCGAGTAGAGGGTTAATGGCAAGGGAGGGGTCCCCCAAGGAGGCGTGGCCTCGGGGAGGGCGCTTCCTGGAGCAGCGACGAGAGGGTTAACTGCCCCCCAAGGCCCCCCTCGAGGCAGGGCCTCGGGTGGGCGGGCCTAGGGGAGGTGCTGGAGGCGAACGCGGCCTGTGGTCTGCGCCCTGCGCGCCTCGGCTTCTGCTTATTTCGGCCGGGCTCCTCCTGAGGTCCGGCCGCCTCCCGGGCTGGGAAGCCAAGAGCGCGACGGCCGGCGGTGAGGCCCGCAGCGGGGCGAACTCGCGAGTCTCGGGCGACCCGGGACGGATGGGGTGAGGGCAGGGTGATGGGCTTGGGGGCTTTGCGGGGGCGAAGAGGCAGGAGCGGGCCAGTAGGCAAACATGGGTGAAAGGATGGGGTGCTTCGATAAGGATCCCCGCCAGGATTCAGCGCTTCACACCCCCTTCTCTTCCACATCCCTCCAGGTCAGTCCCAAACTGGAGCTCGACTTTCAGAACAGAGACGCCCCAGCAAGATCCTCAGGGAGTCGTCCAGCTCCTCACCTCCATGGGCCAGACGGCCCTGGCAgggggcagcagcagcaccccCACCACACAGGCCCTGTACCCTGACCTCTCTTGTCCCGAGGGCTTGGAAGAGCTgctctctgctcctcctcctgacCTGGGGGCCCAACGGCGCCACGGCTGGAACCCCAAGGACTGCTCAGAGAACATCGAGGTCAAGGAAGGGGGGTTATGCTTTGAGCGGCGTCCCGTGGCCCAGAGCACTGATGGGGTCCGGGGTAAGATGGGCTACTCGAGGGGCCTGCACGCCTGGGAGATCAGCTGGCCCCCTGCGCAGAGGGGCACACATGCCGTGGTGGGCGTGGCCACGGCCCTCGCCCCGCTGCAGGCCGACCACTACGCGGCGCTGCTGGGCAGCAACAGCGAGTCGTGGGGCTGGGACATTGGGCGGGGGAAGCTGTACCATCAGAGCAAGGGGCCCGGGGCCCCCCAGTATCCAGCCGGACCTCAGGGTGAGCAGCTGGTGGTGCCGGAGAGGCTGCTGGTGGTTCTGGACATGGAGGAGGGAACTCTGGGCTACGCTATTGGGGGCTCCTACCTGGGGCCAGCCTTCCGTGGACTGAAGGACAGGACCCTCTATCCGGCAGTAAGCGCTGTCTGGGGCCAGTGCCAGGTCCGCATCCGCTACCTGGGCGAAAGGAGAGGTGAGGCCTGGGGCAGGTGTGGTGAGAGTATTCTGTCACTCGTGGCAGTGGTTTGGGAAGGAGACTCAACTTCAGTCAAGAGCAGAGAGGGTGGGCCTTCATCTGACTTGCCTCCTACCCTGTTCAGTGCTGGGAACAGCTAAGGGTCTTAATAGCTGTTATCTAATCCCACAGCAATGGAGGTAAAACTGAAGCTTGGGAAAGCAACTTGCTAAAGTTCTCTTGGCTAGTAAGTGGAGGGAGGCATTCCAGGAATTAGGGCTTTACAGGAGATACCAGCCTCAGAGCAAGAGGTGCAAAAGGTTAAATGGGTACTGTGCTAGGTGTACAGGTCCAGCAGGAAGAGCACTGAAAGTAACAGGCACCCGGGGTGTGTACCAGATTCCCTGGGCTCTGACAATCTCTATGACACATACCTACTTCCTTCCTCAGACAGACTCCAGGATGGAGCCCCTGGGCTGAGGGCACCAGGAAGGAGAGCAGTGAAGGAGGCTGGGCTTTGgggtggggctttggggaggagCTTCCTTGGGAACTGACTGGATCCAGGGCTTGGAGCTGGCTCTCTGCAGTTGCAGTCTTCAGCAGAAGGCAATGCCTGTCCTCCTATCACCCATGGTGAGCCTCTGCGTGGTGGACAAGGGCCATCTTTCCTTTCACTCATCAGCCCCAGCTCCAAGGCCTTTTGGAATCAAAGCCTGGCCAGCTCCACCACTGCCGATCCACCTTGGCCTGGTGCTTAGAGTGCCTTAGCTAGAGCTCCATGAATCCCAGCTCTGACTAGGGATTTGTGAAATCTTAACTGCCGCCCAACTTCTGGGTGACTTAAATCTTCCTCTCAGCCAAGGTGGGGGCAGAATGGAACAGGAAAGTAGAAGGGCACCTGGGCAGAACCCTACAGTTCAAGGATGTCTAGATGATGGCTGCACCCCTACTTACCTtgccccccttctctctcccagcgGAGCCACACTCCCTTCTGCACCTGAGCCGCCTGTGTGTGCGCCGCGCCCTGGGGGACATGCGGCTTGGCCAGATATCTGCTCTGCCCTTGCCCCCTGCCATGAAGCGCTACCTGCTCTACCAGTGACCAGTCATAGCACAGACTGTGCTAGGCCTCGATACCATCCCTGCactgggggaggcagggaggcactGCTGGCCTAGACAAGCAACTTGAAGCCAGTGAGGCTGGGCCCCTACCCCAACCCAAGCCCTGGGGAGCACAACAGCCCCAGAGCCACCCGGAGGGGTGGAAGGGAGGGAGCTGCTATTCAAGGCCTGGTACGCAAGACATTTTTCCAAGTAAAAGTCGTGTGTAAGAGATGTGTCATTACAGAAACCCAttcatgctgttttgttttgttttcccgcACAAGGGATAAAGTTCTATGGCTgcctcaaaaaggaaaaagagagattaTATGGGCAGTACAGTGAAGGAGGACGAACCACAAGGCTCAGTGCCAGGTGTTTATTTCCCTCACATGTGGAATGGCTCATACACAGCACACAGGCCTCAGCACCACGGGACAGCGTAGtgccagcctctgagggggggaTCTTGGCCTCATGGTgtgagaagggagaggaggatggtTTCTTTTTCCTGCCCTCAGTGGGGCCTGAGTGGAACCATGAGCAATTTCCACCCCTTCTACCTCTCAGCCAAGGAGAAGCCACCTTGGAGACATGTTTAGTTCCAACCATTATAGTAAGTGGAGAAGGAATTGGCCTGGTCCCAGCCATTACAGGGGAAAGGTGTAAACGGTAAAGGAAGGTACAGTTTGGATTAGGCCACAAGAGGGGGCAGATGACACTATCAGAAGCATGTGCAGGGGGGGTCAGTTCTTGGGCTTCTGGGCTTCCTATTCCCTGGCTTAGCAGGAAGCGTAGGCGAGATGGACGGGGTTTATTGTTTGGCATTGATGATGTCCACGAATTCAGGCTTGAGGGAAGCGCCACCCACCAGGAAGCCGTCCACATCAGGCTGGCTCGCCAGCTCTTTGCAGGTGGCCCCAGTCACAGAACCTGGGAAGGGAGCAGAAAGAGGGCTTGGTCAGGGATGGGGGAGTACACTCCATCCCTACCTCCATGTCTAAGGAGGGCTCAGTCTGGTTCTCAGCCCACCCGACCTCAGGCTGGAGCAAACCCACTCACCTCCATAAATGATGCGAGTGCTCTGAGCTACTGCATCAGAAACATTGGACTTAAGCCATCCCCGGAGCTTCTCATGTACTTCCTGGGCCTAGAACAAGAAGCCAGACTAAGTAAGACCCTTTCTGCctctcaaaaaggaaaaaatcactgGCCCCAGGGGAGAGAGTCAGTATGGTATCCAGGCATGAGCTCTGGAATCTGAGTCAGAGTACCATGGCTCCAATCCCAGCCAGGCCCTGGAATGGGTGCCCTTGGACAAATCACTCTGTCTCTCTGGGCTTGGGGGCTCcttgtctttaaaatgaggagttgatagggctggccggttactcagttggttagagcatggtgctgataacaccaaggtctggggttcaatccctgtaccagccaactgccaaaaaatttttgtaaaatattatatttattcatttatttatttgggggtttactttttactcatttatttgggGGTTGGCCCAGATAAGTTCTGTGGCCCTCCAGTTCTACTGAGGCAGGGTAGGGTGAGGGCAGGGCTCCTGG contains the following coding sequences:
- the SPSB2 gene encoding SPRY domain-containing SOCS box protein 2 isoform X2 encodes the protein MRSVPNWSSTFRTETPQQDPQGVVQLLTSMGQTALAGGSSSTPTTQALYPDLSCPEGLEELLSAPPPDLGAQRRHGWNPKDCSENIEVKEGGLCFERRPVAQSTDGVRGKMGYSRGLHAWEISWPPAQRGTHAVVGVATALAPLQADHYAALLGSNSESWGWDIGRGKLYHQSKGPGAPQYPAGPQGEQLVVPERLLVVLDMEEGTLGYAIGGSYLGPAFRGLKDRTLYPAVSAVWGQCQVRIRYLGERRAEPHSLLHLSRLCVRRALGDMRLGQISALPLPPAMKRYLLYQ
- the SPSB2 gene encoding SPRY domain-containing SOCS box protein 2 isoform X1, whose product is MGSVPNWSSTFRTETPQQDPQGVVQLLTSMGQTALAGGSSSTPTTQALYPDLSCPEGLEELLSAPPPDLGAQRRHGWNPKDCSENIEVKEGGLCFERRPVAQSTDGVRGKMGYSRGLHAWEISWPPAQRGTHAVVGVATALAPLQADHYAALLGSNSESWGWDIGRGKLYHQSKGPGAPQYPAGPQGEQLVVPERLLVVLDMEEGTLGYAIGGSYLGPAFRGLKDRTLYPAVSAVWGQCQVRIRYLGERRAEPHSLLHLSRLCVRRALGDMRLGQISALPLPPAMKRYLLYQ
- the SPSB2 gene encoding SPRY domain-containing SOCS box protein 2 isoform X3 — its product is MGQTALAGGSSSTPTTQALYPDLSCPEGLEELLSAPPPDLGAQRRHGWNPKDCSENIEVKEGGLCFERRPVAQSTDGVRGKMGYSRGLHAWEISWPPAQRGTHAVVGVATALAPLQADHYAALLGSNSESWGWDIGRGKLYHQSKGPGAPQYPAGPQGEQLVVPERLLVVLDMEEGTLGYAIGGSYLGPAFRGLKDRTLYPAVSAVWGQCQVRIRYLGERRAEPHSLLHLSRLCVRRALGDMRLGQISALPLPPAMKRYLLYQ